The genomic region CGAAAGGGACCCAAATCCGTAAAACGAATTCCGTATAAAATCCGAATCAAAGTCGTGGAAAGCCAGTTTCCGAATTTTTGCACGGGCAACAAAGAACCCTTTTCCGATTTTCCCAAGGTTCTCGAACCGATCACAAGATCCGCTTGAGAATCGAAAAGTCTTCCGAGCAAAAGAACCAGCTCCGAAGGAGAATCCGAATAATCCGCGTCGAGAAACGCGATCAGATCGGGAGGATCGGAAGACTGGAAAATTCTTTCCAAACCTTTGAGACAAGCCGCGCCGTAACCGCGTTCGCCTTCATACAAAACGGTGGCCCCGTGCGAAGACGCAACCGAAGCGGTGGCGTCCTTGGAACCGTTGTCGATCACGATGATTTCCCTAAGATTCAATTCTCCGATCGCGTGCAGATCCTTTAGAACGAAGGGAAGGGACTTTTCCTCGTTTAACGCCGGTATGACGACGCTGATCGAGGGTGAATTCACAACGAACCTTGTTTAGAAATTTTGAATAGAGTTTCCCGGGACGAAACCGAGGTTTTCTTCGTATTTAAGTCGGTTTTGGATTCGTAAAACAGATTTGCAAACGGATAAAAGGATTCGATTCGTTCGAGTTTGGATCCGATTTCTTTGGAAGCGAGTTTGGAATTTTTTTTCATGTGTTCCGCGTTTTCTTTTGTTAAACGAACGTGTTTGATTCTGATAAAACCGAAACGGACGTTTTCCTTTTCCTTCCAATGCAAACTCAGATCGATCTTTCTTTTTTCACCCGAACGGATTCGATTGTCCGCGACGAGTTTCGCTTCCGGATACCATTCCCAGGTTTGTCCGATTCGAATCGTTTCCTTAGAAATTTCGCGGCCCGCTTCGTTTAACAAAATCGCTTCCACAAGAACGTGTCTTTCCGGATCTCCGGTCGGAACGGAATGCCCCGCAAATTTATTTTCCAATTCGAGTCGAACCCGGATCGAACGATTTGTAAAATCTTTTTCGGACCAAGTCGGTTCCCCGGTTTCCAGACCGGCCTTGTAATCTCCGTTCCATTGAGGTTCGAACAACTCGAACGTCTTCGGAACGCCGCCTCCGATAAACGTATGTCGATGCGAATCCCTCGGGCCGTTCGGAAAAGAATTCGGAACGATTTTACGATTTAAGGAAGGCATGTGACAACTAACGCAATCCTCTTTGCCGTAGTGGAGACTTTCCTTAAATTCTTCTCCGGTTTTAAAATAACAAACCAGGGAAGAATTGAGTTTATATTCCTGATTGTGGCAATCGTTGCAACGGGAATGAAGCGCTTCTTTGTCCTTCGTAACTGGATGAGGCGCGTTCGCTCCCGTAGGCCCGACGAGGATCGTGTTGCCGTTCGAATCGGATTTGAGATGACAGGTTCCGCAACTGACTCCTTCCTTTTCCCAGTTCGCATTAAATTTCGGGTTCGAAACGAGAACCGGTTTGAACACGTCTCCTTCCGAAAGATGGGTCGCGATCTCTTTTCTTTGACCGCTGAGCGGAATATGACAGTTCAAACAAAGCCATTGCGGAGAATTCGGTTTGGTCAACTCGGATTGAAATTGCAGGTCGCTGAACGCGTTTGCGTGTGTGGAAGTTTTCCATTCCCGGTAATGATCTTCGTGGCATTGCCCGCAGTCCTTTGCGGTCAAACCTCCGATTCCAGGAAGGGATTCTCCCACGACGACCGGTTTTGCCCAGGCTCGGCCGGGAAAACGATCTTCGACGGGGATTTTATCCGAGGTTCTGCCGCATACGAAAACACAAACGACCGTCGTCAAAATCGAAACAAGGATCGTAATTCTTCTATCTAATTTAAGAATATTCAAAAAATATAAAATTCCAAGGCTTTTTACTTACGAACGAGCGGGAAATCCTTTTCATTGCCCGAGGACCATTCCCACATCGAACCCGCGTAATTTTTCGCGTTGTAACCCTCGTTTCTGAGAATGGTGGTCACCCAGGCCGAGCGGATTCCTCCCGTACAGTAGGAAATCACGACGCTGTCTCGGGCGATCCCGAGTTCCTTGATCTTTTCCGAAATTTTTTCGGAGGAAAGAAGGGCGCCGTCTTCGTTTAACAGGTTTTTATAATATAAATGTTTTGCGCCGGGAATATGGCCGCCTCTGGATTCTCCGTAAGGGGTTTCACCCTGAAATTCCCTGTCTTCTCTCGTATCCAAGAACACATAACGTTTATTTTTGAGATTCGATCGGATCTCGGACGAGGTAGCGCTTAATTCGGAATCGAGTTGGATCTTAAAGGAACCGGTTTCTTTCGGTTCGCCCGAAT from Leptospira kmetyi serovar Malaysia str. Bejo-Iso9 harbors:
- a CDS encoding multiheme c-type cytochrome translates to MNILKLDRRITILVSILTTVVCVFVCGRTSDKIPVEDRFPGRAWAKPVVVGESLPGIGGLTAKDCGQCHEDHYREWKTSTHANAFSDLQFQSELTKPNSPQWLCLNCHIPLSGQRKEIATHLSEGDVFKPVLVSNPKFNANWEKEGVSCGTCHLKSDSNGNTILVGPTGANAPHPVTKDKEALHSRCNDCHNQEYKLNSSLVCYFKTGEEFKESLHYGKEDCVSCHMPSLNRKIVPNSFPNGPRDSHRHTFIGGGVPKTFELFEPQWNGDYKAGLETGEPTWSEKDFTNRSIRVRLELENKFAGHSVPTGDPERHVLVEAILLNEAGREISKETIRIGQTWEWYPEAKLVADNRIRSGEKRKIDLSLHWKEKENVRFGFIRIKHVRLTKENAEHMKKNSKLASKEIGSKLERIESFYPFANLFYESKTDLNTKKTSVSSRETLFKISKQGSL
- a CDS encoding sulfurtransferase — encoded protein: MKLKHILFGFILILPSFLGAQRSESWILTPGEARAILSESLVLDTRPRSVFFREHITGSRFVSWEEFSVSELPHKGNLLPVEVIKKKLEAYGIRNNRPVLVISETKNNWGEDGRIVWMLRSLGHHSAFLVDGGYSALKRLGAPVSNSGEPKETGSFKIQLDSELSATSSEIRSNLKNKRYVFLDTREDREFQGETPYGESRGGHIPGAKHLYYKNLLNEDGALLSSEKISEKIKELGIARDSVVISYCTGGIRSAWVTTILRNEGYNAKNYAGSMWEWSSGNEKDFPLVRK
- a CDS encoding glycosyltransferase family 2 protein, which produces MNSPSISVVIPALNEEKSLPFVLKDLHAIGELNLREIIVIDNGSKDATASVASSHGATVLYEGERGYGAACLKGLERIFQSSDPPDLIAFLDADYSDSPSELVLLLGRLFDSQADLVIGSRTLGKSEKGSLLPVQKFGNWLSTTLIRILYGIRFTDLGPFRLIRSDSLRKLNMQDRNFGWTVEMQVKAAKYGLRCAEIGVSYKKRIGSSKVSGTVLGSIRAGWKILYTIGKLQFTK